One window from the genome of Gammaproteobacteria bacterium encodes:
- a CDS encoding cytochrome c4 — protein sequence MFKRLFIHAAAPLAAAVCLSPVQAEMATKEMLTGTCVACHGDNGVSAGPAIPSLSGMTRNYFATAMLAYKYDDDPDGLDKAMAELEQDKMYEDAEMFTRASTIMGRIAKGYTLDEIKRMAEVFADGEPSVVRQSFDRSKVAEGGELHEEYCDKCHADGGLSPEDDVGLLAGQWTPYLEYTLADYLEGRREAPKKMRTKLKDMHEEHGMAGVQSLLHYYASVRK from the coding sequence ATGTTCAAGCGATTGTTCATACACGCCGCCGCGCCGCTCGCAGCGGCTGTCTGCCTGTCCCCCGTCCAGGCTGAAATGGCGACGAAGGAAATGCTGACCGGCACCTGCGTGGCCTGCCACGGCGACAACGGCGTCAGCGCCGGGCCTGCGATTCCGTCGCTGTCCGGCATGACCAGAAACTACTTTGCAACGGCCATGCTGGCCTACAAATACGACGACGACCCCGACGGCCTGGACAAGGCCATGGCCGAACTCGAACAAGACAAGATGTACGAAGACGCCGAGATGTTCACGCGCGCAAGCACCATCATGGGGCGCATCGCCAAGGGCTACACGCTGGATGAAATCAAGCGCATGGCCGAGGTGTTCGCCGACGGCGAGCCTTCCGTCGTGCGCCAGTCGTTCGACCGCTCCAAGGTCGCCGAGGGCGGGGAACTGCACGAGGAATACTGCGACAAATGCCACGCCGACGGCGGCCTGTCGCCGGAGGACGATGTCGGCCTGCTGGCCGGGCAGTGGACGCCGTATCTGGAGTACACGCTGGCGGACTACCTTGAGGGGCGGCGCGAGGCGCCCAAGAAAATGAGGACGAAACTGAAAGACATGCACGAAGAACACGGCATGGCCGGGGTGCAAAGCCTGTTGCACTACTACGCCAGCGTCAGGAAATAA